In Flavobacterium gelatinilyticum, a genomic segment contains:
- a CDS encoding endonuclease/exonuclease/phosphatase family protein, whose translation MNKLFFILSVLSSGVLFSQSDSQEKNELTFATYNVSMESDNYSPRGTKGNSEQILINELNSGNNAQIKNIAKIIQTVRPDVILLNEFDYIENPKLGVKAFIKNYLKVGQDGADAIDYPYYYYSTVNTGQPSLFDLNNDGKLEDFGNDAWGFGMYPGQYAMVLLSKYPIDSKSVRTFQNFKWKDMPGALLTKKSDGSDWYSKLAWAQFPLSSKSHWDVPVQIGKKTVHILASHPTPPTFDGAEDRNGKRNHDEIRFWKDYISDDLASYIYDDKGVKGGLPANSEFVILGDQNASPVEGNAIREGIKSLIDHPKINNDFTPASKGGAAYSPENPFGINHTAFWRMRADYVLPSRLGFKVVSSGVFWPAKDEPMSELVEKRESSSDHRLVWVKVVLE comes from the coding sequence ATGAATAAACTATTTTTTATCCTTTCCGTGCTTTCTTCCGGAGTTCTTTTTTCACAGTCTGATTCACAGGAAAAAAATGAACTTACATTTGCTACCTATAATGTAAGTATGGAATCTGATAATTATTCTCCACGAGGAACAAAGGGAAATTCAGAGCAGATATTGATCAATGAACTTAATTCAGGAAATAATGCTCAAATCAAAAATATCGCGAAGATTATTCAGACCGTAAGGCCGGATGTTATTCTGCTAAACGAGTTTGATTATATTGAAAATCCTAAACTTGGCGTAAAAGCTTTTATTAAAAATTATTTGAAAGTAGGACAAGACGGAGCAGATGCTATTGATTATCCTTACTATTATTACTCAACTGTAAATACGGGGCAGCCAAGTCTTTTCGATTTGAACAATGACGGAAAATTGGAAGATTTTGGAAATGATGCCTGGGGATTTGGTATGTATCCGGGTCAATATGCGATGGTGCTTTTGTCAAAATATCCTATTGATAGTAAGTCGGTTCGTACTTTTCAAAATTTTAAATGGAAAGATATGCCTGGGGCATTGCTTACTAAAAAGTCCGATGGATCAGACTGGTATAGCAAATTAGCGTGGGCACAATTTCCATTATCATCCAAATCTCATTGGGATGTTCCTGTGCAAATTGGCAAAAAAACAGTTCATATTTTAGCCAGTCATCCAACTCCTCCTACTTTTGATGGTGCTGAAGATCGCAATGGGAAAAGAAATCATGATGAAATCAGATTCTGGAAAGATTATATTTCAGATGATTTGGCTTCGTACATTTATGATGATAAAGGTGTAAAAGGCGGTTTGCCTGCAAATTCTGAATTTGTTATATTGGGTGATCAAAACGCCTCACCAGTTGAAGGAAATGCTATCAGAGAAGGTATTAAGTCTTTAATAGACCATCCGAAAATTAATAACGATTTTACTCCTGCCAGTAAAGGCGGTGCTGCATATAGTCCGGAAAATCCTTTTGGAATTAATCATACTGCTTTTTGGAGAATGCGTGCTGATTATGTATTGCCTTCCAGACTTGGTTTTAAGGTCGTAAGCAGTGGTGTATTCTGGCCTGCAAAAGATGAACCCATGTCAGAATTAGTTGAAAAACGTGAATCAAGTTCAGATCATCGTTTGGTTTGGGTGAAAGTGGTTTTGGAATAA
- a CDS encoding choice-of-anchor I family protein — MKKLSISLLAALLIMASCNNDDNSKNEEQQPEVVVNEDPGTFKEISSIKIGGEAAAEISTYCEKTKRLFTVNNSGVNQIDVIDISDPTKPLNIGKIDLTTYEGAANSVSVFDGKLAVALESASNKQANGKVVIFNTNDYSLVKQVTVGALPDMVTYSPDGKYIMTANEGEPNTDYSLDPNGTISIIETSTYTVTTLDFSSFASQAETLKKDGFRVSKFAKSFAQDIEPEYITISDDSKTAWVTLQENNGVAKVDLTSKTITAIYPLGLKDYNTAENAIDVSDKDDKVAFNPWKVKGLYMPDAISHFTVNNTPYFVTANEGDAREYEVYSDVKRMKDMKLDPTVFPNAADLKLETNLGRLNLVTDMGDFDGDGDLDEMVSFGGRSFSIWNGNTGKIVYDSKNDVDKKTNELGTYDDKRSDDKGSEPEAVVAAKMGNQNILFVGLERSDAFMVYDATNPVSPKYLQTVKTGDAPEGILFIPASKSPNKRSLLVVSSEGDGTVKIYQPNLK, encoded by the coding sequence ATGAAGAAATTAAGCATTTCATTATTAGCTGCTTTATTGATTATGGCAAGCTGTAATAACGATGACAATTCAAAAAACGAAGAACAGCAGCCGGAAGTTGTTGTAAATGAAGATCCGGGAACTTTTAAAGAAATCAGTTCTATCAAAATTGGCGGTGAAGCTGCCGCAGAAATCTCGACTTACTGCGAAAAAACAAAAAGATTATTTACAGTAAACAACAGCGGTGTAAACCAAATCGATGTTATTGATATTTCAGATCCGACAAAACCTTTAAATATTGGAAAAATTGATTTAACAACTTATGAAGGTGCTGCTAATAGTGTTTCTGTTTTTGATGGAAAACTGGCCGTAGCTTTAGAATCTGCTTCAAACAAACAGGCTAACGGAAAAGTGGTAATCTTTAATACAAATGATTACAGCTTAGTAAAACAAGTTACCGTTGGAGCATTGCCGGATATGGTTACGTATTCTCCTGACGGAAAATATATTATGACAGCTAATGAAGGAGAACCAAATACAGATTATTCATTAGATCCAAACGGAACCATTTCGATAATTGAAACAAGCACTTATACGGTTACCACTTTAGATTTCAGTTCATTTGCAAGTCAGGCTGAAACATTAAAAAAGGATGGTTTCAGAGTTTCAAAATTTGCTAAAAGCTTTGCTCAGGATATTGAACCGGAATACATTACTATTTCTGATGATTCAAAAACTGCCTGGGTAACACTTCAGGAAAATAACGGGGTTGCAAAAGTAGACTTAACTTCTAAAACAATTACAGCTATTTACCCTTTAGGTTTAAAAGATTACAACACGGCAGAAAATGCTATTGACGTAAGTGATAAGGATGATAAAGTTGCGTTTAATCCGTGGAAAGTAAAAGGATTGTATATGCCGGATGCTATCAGTCATTTTACAGTAAACAATACACCTTATTTTGTTACGGCTAACGAAGGTGACGCAAGAGAATATGAGGTGTATTCTGATGTTAAGCGTATGAAAGACATGAAACTTGATCCGACTGTTTTTCCTAATGCTGCAGACTTAAAGTTAGAAACAAATCTGGGAAGACTAAATCTTGTTACTGATATGGGAGACTTTGACGGCGACGGAGATTTGGACGAAATGGTTAGTTTTGGAGGAAGATCTTTCTCGATCTGGAACGGTAACACCGGAAAAATTGTTTATGACAGCAAAAATGATGTCGACAAAAAAACGAATGAGCTAGGAACGTACGATGATAAAAGAAGCGATGATAAAGGTTCTGAACCGGAAGCTGTCGTGGCAGCAAAAATGGGAAATCAGAACATTTTGTTTGTTGGCCTTGAAAGATCAGATGCTTTTATGGTTTATGATGCTACAAATCCGGTTTCTCCTAAGTACCTGCAAACGGTTAAAACAGGAGATGCTCCAGAAGGAATTTTGTTTATTCCGGCTTCAAAAAGTCCAAATAAAAGGAGCTTATTAGTAGTAAGCAGCGAAGGCGATGGAACCGTAAAAATATACCAGCCAAACTTAAAATAA
- the fahA gene encoding fumarylacetoacetase yields the protein MPITANDTSRKSWLEVPEHSDFPIQNIPFGVFLTKENVVTVGTRIGDFAIDLGALQQLNYFEGIDLTDDMFIQDTLNDFISDGKKTWRLVRNRIADIFDENNPQLRDSTKDRDIVIFNIDDVEMQLPVLIGDYTDFYSSREHATNVGKMFRDPENALLPNWLHIPVGYHGRSSTIVPSGIPVHRPMGQTLPAGEKYPVFGPSRLVDFELETAFITTDVNVMGENISTYEAEDYIFGMVLLNDWSARDIQKWEYVPLGPFLAKNFATSISPWIVTMDALEPFRTKGPKQDPTPLPYLQTKGKKAFDINLEVSLKPENQEEETVISRSNFKYLYWSMSQQLAHHTSNGCRVNSGDMMGSGTISGPTPDSFGSMLELTWGGKNPLKLKDGSERKFIEDNDTVIIRGFCENAEVRIGFGEVASQLLPPFIRQ from the coding sequence ATGCCAATAACCGCCAACGATACCAGTAGAAAATCATGGTTGGAAGTACCAGAGCACAGTGACTTCCCGATTCAGAATATTCCTTTTGGTGTATTTCTGACTAAAGAAAATGTCGTTACCGTAGGAACACGAATTGGCGATTTTGCCATAGATTTAGGGGCTTTACAGCAATTAAACTATTTTGAAGGAATAGATTTAACTGATGATATGTTTATACAGGACACGCTTAATGATTTTATTTCTGACGGAAAAAAAACATGGCGTCTGGTCCGAAACCGCATCGCTGATATTTTCGATGAAAATAATCCACAGCTTAGAGATTCAACAAAAGACCGCGATATTGTTATTTTTAACATTGATGATGTAGAAATGCAGTTACCGGTTCTTATTGGTGACTATACCGACTTTTATTCAAGCCGTGAACATGCTACGAATGTAGGTAAAATGTTCCGCGATCCAGAGAATGCTTTACTGCCAAACTGGCTGCACATTCCGGTTGGATACCACGGAAGAAGTTCGACAATTGTACCGTCCGGAATTCCGGTTCACAGACCAATGGGACAAACTTTACCGGCAGGAGAAAAATACCCTGTTTTTGGCCCTTCCCGATTAGTTGATTTTGAATTGGAAACCGCTTTTATTACAACCGATGTAAACGTAATGGGCGAAAACATTTCAACTTACGAAGCCGAAGATTACATCTTTGGAATGGTTTTACTAAATGACTGGAGCGCACGTGATATCCAGAAATGGGAATATGTACCGCTTGGACCATTCTTAGCTAAAAACTTTGCTACCTCAATCTCTCCGTGGATTGTAACCATGGATGCCCTTGAGCCATTTAGAACAAAAGGTCCAAAACAAGATCCTACACCGCTGCCATATTTACAAACGAAAGGAAAGAAAGCTTTTGATATTAATCTTGAAGTTTCATTGAAACCTGAAAATCAGGAAGAAGAAACGGTTATTTCTAGATCAAATTTCAAATATTTATACTGGTCTATGAGCCAGCAGCTGGCACATCATACTTCAAACGGATGCCGAGTAAATTCGGGCGATATGATGGGATCAGGAACTATTTCAGGCCCTACTCCGGATAGTTTTGGTTCTATGCTGGAATTAACCTGGGGAGGAAAAAATCCGCTGAAGTTAAAGGACGGAAGTGAGCGTAAATTTATTGAAGATAATGATACTGTTATTATTCGTGGTTTTTGTGAAAATGCCGAAGTACGAATTGGTTTTGGAGAAGTTGCCAGCCAGCTTTTACCTCCATTTATCAGACAATGA
- a CDS encoding OmpA family protein yields the protein MKKKLASVSLLLLALSAGAQNMATTAAKPTVDQPEYNKWSIELNGGVNKPTRAMTPGYATESLNFFHADLGARYMFNPKFGVKLDVGYDQFKEKKDTPDFESRYVRASLQGVINVGRALNFETWTNTIGILAHGGFGVSQISTETGFGGQDYMAHGIAGITGQVKLSNRVALTGDLTGIINGRQNWNFDGMGNTAAGSFDGILLNASVGLTFYLGKHDKHADWVGEEDRIGELEKRVDLIETGLIDSDKDGVADLYDLEPNTIAGVAVNTKGQSIDQNQNGVPDELESYLDKTYEKKGNGAANNTVEELINGGYVNVYFDFNSSKPTNASLSGVDFLVKYLKNNPGKSADIIGYADEIGNTNYNTELSRKRAEAVKKVAINAGIDASRLNVIANGEDTSVNKNSKEARQIVRRVTFQVK from the coding sequence ATGAAAAAGAAATTAGCATCCGTATCCCTTTTACTATTAGCACTTTCAGCAGGTGCTCAAAATATGGCTACTACAGCAGCAAAACCTACAGTTGATCAACCTGAATATAATAAATGGTCTATCGAATTAAATGGCGGGGTTAACAAACCTACAAGAGCCATGACTCCGGGCTATGCTACTGAGTCTTTAAATTTCTTTCACGCAGATTTAGGTGCAAGATATATGTTCAATCCAAAATTTGGTGTAAAACTGGATGTTGGATACGATCAGTTTAAAGAGAAAAAAGATACTCCGGATTTTGAAAGCCGTTATGTAAGAGCGAGTTTACAAGGGGTTATTAACGTTGGACGTGCTTTAAACTTTGAAACCTGGACGAATACAATTGGTATTTTGGCTCATGGTGGTTTTGGGGTTTCGCAAATTAGCACTGAAACCGGTTTTGGAGGCCAGGATTATATGGCTCACGGAATCGCCGGTATTACTGGACAAGTTAAATTAAGCAACAGAGTAGCTTTGACGGGTGACCTTACAGGAATCATTAACGGAAGACAAAACTGGAATTTTGACGGAATGGGTAATACAGCTGCAGGTTCTTTTGATGGTATTTTATTAAATGCTTCTGTTGGTCTTACTTTCTACTTAGGTAAACACGACAAACATGCTGACTGGGTTGGCGAAGAAGACAGAATTGGTGAATTGGAAAAAAGAGTGGATTTAATCGAAACGGGGCTTATCGATTCAGACAAAGATGGTGTTGCTGATTTATACGATTTAGAACCAAACACTATTGCCGGAGTTGCAGTTAACACAAAAGGACAGTCTATTGATCAGAATCAAAATGGTGTGCCGGATGAGTTAGAAAGCTATTTAGATAAAACATACGAAAAGAAAGGCAACGGAGCTGCAAATAACACTGTTGAAGAATTAATTAACGGTGGTTATGTAAATGTTTATTTCGACTTTAATTCGTCTAAACCTACTAACGCTTCTTTATCTGGTGTTGATTTCTTAGTGAAATATCTGAAAAACAATCCGGGTAAATCTGCTGACATTATTGGTTATGCTGATGAAATTGGAAATACAAACTACAACACTGAGTTGTCAAGAAAAAGAGCTGAGGCTGTGAAAAAAGTAGCAATTAATGCGGGAATTGATGCATCGAGACTAAATGTTATTGCTAACGGAGAAGATACTTCGGTTAACAAAAATTCTAAAGAGGCACGTCAAATCGTGAGAAGAGTTACATTCCAGGTGAAGTAA
- a CDS encoding DUF808 domain-containing protein translates to MASGFFVLLDDIAAIMDDVAVMSKIAAKKTAGILGDDLAVNAEKASGFASSRELPVLWAISKGSLLNKIIILPIAFLLSAFLPVAIIVILVLGGLFLAYEGAEKIYEFLFPHKHDESEGITNEVLTEEQILEVEKGKIKSAIITDFILSVEIVIIALGTVMEEPLTQQIIVTSIIALVATIGVYGIVALIVRMDEAGYKLIKFSKSEKSPSRFIGNLLVKALPLVIKGLTVIGTIALLLVAGGIFVHYIPFFHHYVPQINLPSIIKEFTIGLVLGFIVLGVINLFKMIFKKKQKAV, encoded by the coding sequence ATGGCATCAGGTTTTTTCGTACTATTAGATGATATCGCAGCAATTATGGATGATGTGGCTGTAATGAGTAAAATTGCAGCAAAAAAAACAGCAGGAATTCTTGGAGATGATTTAGCTGTAAATGCAGAGAAAGCTTCGGGATTTGCGTCGTCAAGAGAGCTTCCTGTTTTATGGGCAATCAGCAAAGGTTCTTTACTAAATAAAATCATTATTCTTCCAATAGCCTTTTTATTAAGCGCATTTTTGCCAGTTGCCATCATTGTGATTCTGGTTCTGGGCGGTCTTTTTCTGGCTTATGAAGGAGCCGAAAAAATCTACGAATTTCTTTTTCCCCACAAACACGACGAATCAGAAGGAATAACAAATGAAGTCCTTACCGAAGAACAAATTCTGGAAGTTGAAAAAGGAAAAATAAAATCAGCAATTATTACTGATTTTATATTATCTGTAGAGATCGTCATCATCGCATTAGGAACAGTAATGGAAGAACCTCTTACACAGCAGATCATCGTAACATCGATAATTGCACTGGTTGCCACAATAGGAGTGTACGGTATTGTAGCGCTTATTGTAAGAATGGATGAAGCGGGTTACAAACTTATAAAATTCAGCAAAAGCGAAAAAAGCCCTTCAAGATTTATTGGAAACTTGTTAGTAAAAGCCCTTCCTTTGGTTATCAAAGGTTTAACCGTAATTGGAACCATCGCTTTACTATTAGTAGCAGGTGGTATTTTTGTGCACTACATTCCATTTTTTCACCATTACGTTCCTCAAATTAACCTGCCGTCCATTATCAAAGAATTTACTATCGGACTCGTATTAGGATTTATAGTTTTGGGAGTGATAAATCTCTTTAAAATGATCTTCAAAAAGAAACAAAAGGCAGTTTAA
- a CDS encoding carbon-nitrogen hydrolase, which translates to MSKRKYKISVIQLNLNDVAENNLKKCISWVRDAASQGAEVILLPELYSSHYFCQSEDVDNFALAEPLYSTSFIAFSELAKELGVVIIVPFFEKRMAGIYHNSAYIIDTDGTEAGLYRKMHIPDDPHFYEKFYFTPGDLGFQAIETKKGTVGTLICWDQWYPEAARITALKGAEVLFYPTAIGWHPKEKEQYGENQYGAWMNVMKGHAVANGVFVAAANRIGLEQYIDGTDGIQFWGASFIAGPQGEILAQASHDKEEILIAEVDLDLQENVRQNWPFFRDRRIDAFEDITKRAIGK; encoded by the coding sequence ATGTCGAAAAGAAAGTATAAAATATCTGTTATTCAGCTAAATCTGAATGACGTTGCCGAGAATAACCTTAAAAAATGTATCAGCTGGGTAAGAGACGCTGCCAGTCAGGGAGCAGAAGTTATTTTACTTCCTGAATTATATAGCAGTCATTATTTCTGCCAAAGCGAAGATGTAGATAATTTTGCATTAGCAGAACCGCTTTACAGTACTTCATTTATTGCATTCAGCGAATTGGCCAAAGAATTAGGAGTTGTGATCATTGTTCCTTTCTTCGAAAAAAGAATGGCAGGAATTTATCACAACAGTGCTTACATCATCGATACAGATGGAACAGAAGCCGGTTTATACCGTAAAATGCACATTCCGGACGATCCGCATTTCTATGAAAAATTCTATTTTACACCAGGCGATTTAGGTTTCCAGGCAATAGAAACCAAAAAAGGAACAGTTGGAACTTTAATCTGCTGGGATCAGTGGTATCCGGAAGCAGCGCGTATTACAGCTTTAAAAGGTGCTGAGGTTTTATTCTACCCAACAGCAATTGGATGGCATCCAAAAGAAAAAGAACAATACGGAGAAAACCAATACGGTGCGTGGATGAACGTAATGAAAGGCCATGCAGTTGCAAACGGAGTTTTCGTTGCTGCAGCAAACCGAATTGGTCTTGAGCAATACATAGACGGAACAGATGGAATTCAGTTTTGGGGAGCTTCTTTCATCGCTGGTCCGCAGGGAGAAATTCTGGCTCAGGCTTCGCACGATAAAGAAGAAATCCTAATTGCCGAGGTTGATTTGGATTTACAGGAAAATGTACGTCAAAACTGGCCGTTCTTCAGAGACAGAAGAATTGATGCTTTTGAGGATATTACAAAAAGAGCAATCGGTAAGTAA
- the glyA gene encoding serine hydroxymethyltransferase: MQRDEQIFDLIQEEKERQIHGLELIASENFVSDEVMQAAGSVLTNKYAEGYPGKRYYGGCEVVDVIEQIAIDRAKELFGAEYANVQPHSGSQANTAVYHACLNPGDTILGFDLSHGGHLTHGSPVNFSGRLYRPVFYGVDAETGRLDYDKIQEIATKEQPKLIIAGASAYSRDMDFARFRQIADSVGAILFADISHPAGLIAKGLLSDPIPHCHIVSTTTHKTLRGPRGGLILMGKDFPNPQGLTTPKGEIRMMSSLLDLAVFPGNQGGPLMHIIAAKAVAFGEALKDEFFTYAMQLQKNANAMADAFVKRGYNIISGGTDNHMMLIDLRNKNISGKEAENALVKAEITVNKNMVPFDDKSPFITSGIRVGTAAITTRGLVEKDMETIVALIDKVLTDHTNEDVIEEVAEEVNELMSERPIFAY; the protein is encoded by the coding sequence ATGCAACGCGACGAACAAATTTTTGATCTTATTCAAGAGGAAAAAGAAAGACAAATTCACGGATTAGAGCTTATTGCTTCAGAAAACTTCGTAAGTGATGAGGTAATGCAGGCTGCAGGATCTGTATTAACTAATAAATATGCTGAAGGTTATCCAGGCAAAAGATATTACGGAGGCTGCGAAGTAGTTGACGTTATTGAGCAGATCGCCATTGACAGAGCAAAAGAATTGTTTGGTGCTGAATATGCAAACGTACAGCCTCACTCAGGATCTCAGGCAAACACAGCAGTTTACCATGCTTGTTTAAATCCTGGCGATACTATTTTAGGTTTCGATTTATCTCACGGAGGACACTTAACACACGGGTCGCCTGTAAACTTCTCAGGTCGTTTATACCGTCCGGTTTTTTACGGAGTAGATGCTGAAACCGGTCGTTTAGATTATGATAAAATTCAGGAAATTGCGACAAAAGAACAGCCAAAATTAATCATTGCAGGAGCTTCGGCTTATTCTCGTGATATGGATTTTGCTCGTTTCAGACAAATTGCTGACAGCGTTGGAGCGATCTTATTTGCTGATATTTCTCACCCGGCTGGTCTTATTGCAAAAGGATTATTAAGCGATCCAATTCCGCATTGCCACATCGTTTCTACAACAACACATAAAACATTAAGAGGACCACGCGGCGGTCTTATTTTGATGGGGAAAGATTTTCCAAATCCGCAGGGATTAACAACTCCAAAAGGAGAAATCAGAATGATGTCTTCATTATTAGACTTAGCTGTTTTCCCTGGAAACCAAGGAGGACCTTTAATGCACATTATCGCTGCTAAAGCAGTTGCATTTGGTGAAGCTCTTAAAGATGAGTTCTTTACTTACGCAATGCAATTACAAAAAAATGCAAATGCAATGGCTGATGCTTTCGTAAAAAGAGGATACAATATTATCTCTGGCGGAACAGACAACCACATGATGCTTATTGACTTAAGAAATAAAAATATCTCTGGTAAAGAAGCTGAAAATGCATTAGTTAAAGCTGAAATTACAGTAAACAAAAACATGGTTCCTTTTGATGATAAATCACCATTTATTACTTCTGGAATTCGTGTTGGAACAGCTGCAATCACAACTCGTGGTTTAGTTGAAAAAGATATGGAAACTATCGTAGCTTTGATCGATAAAGTACTAACAGATCATACAAATGA
- a CDS encoding agmatine deiminase family protein, producing MSTNNRRFPAEWEKQQGIVLCFPHNGNDWPGKYEAVQWAFVEFIKKVAAFETVFLVAADEKLKEKVTDMLERARVNLDNVSFIIHKTNRSWMRDSGPIIVKNGSKREALNFNFNGWAKYKNYQLDKFVPGKVADFIDVPLTQVMYKGKPVIVEGGAIDVNGKGTLLTSEECLMHPSIQVRNPGFTKEDYEAVFKEYLGVTNVIWLGDGIEGDDTHGHIDDLCRFVNEDTIVTIVETDKNDSNYKPLQDNLKRLQNAKLENGKSPVIVALPMPKRVDFEELRLPASYANFLILNNCVLVPTFNDSNDRVALNILAECFPDREVIGISCIDFIWGFGTLHCLSQQIPA from the coding sequence ATGTCAACAAATAATAGAAGATTTCCAGCAGAATGGGAAAAGCAGCAAGGAATTGTATTGTGTTTTCCGCATAATGGTAACGACTGGCCGGGAAAATACGAAGCTGTTCAATGGGCTTTTGTAGAGTTTATAAAAAAAGTAGCGGCTTTTGAAACTGTTTTCTTGGTTGCAGCCGATGAAAAACTAAAAGAAAAAGTTACGGATATGCTTGAAAGAGCAAGAGTTAATCTGGATAACGTTTCTTTTATCATCCATAAAACCAACAGAAGCTGGATGCGCGATTCAGGACCAATTATTGTAAAAAACGGTTCAAAAAGAGAAGCTTTGAATTTCAATTTCAACGGCTGGGCAAAATATAAAAATTATCAGCTGGATAAATTTGTTCCGGGAAAAGTAGCTGATTTTATCGATGTGCCGCTTACGCAGGTAATGTACAAAGGGAAACCGGTAATTGTAGAAGGAGGAGCAATTGATGTAAACGGAAAAGGGACCTTATTAACTTCAGAAGAATGTTTAATGCATCCGTCGATTCAGGTTCGTAATCCGGGTTTTACTAAAGAAGATTATGAAGCTGTTTTTAAAGAATATCTTGGAGTTACAAATGTAATCTGGTTAGGAGACGGAATAGAAGGCGACGATACTCACGGTCACATCGACGATTTATGCCGATTTGTAAATGAAGATACTATCGTAACAATTGTTGAAACAGATAAAAACGATTCGAACTACAAACCGTTGCAGGATAATTTGAAACGTCTGCAGAACGCAAAACTGGAAAACGGAAAATCTCCGGTAATTGTAGCTTTGCCAATGCCAAAACGTGTAGATTTTGAGGAATTGCGTTTGCCGGCAAGTTACGCTAATTTCTTAATTCTGAATAATTGCGTTTTAGTGCCAACATTCAACGACAGCAATGATCGTGTTGCTTTAAATATTTTAGCAGAATGTTTCCCTGATCGCGAAGTAATAGGAATAAGCTGTATCGATTTTATCTGGGGCTTTGGAACATTGCATTGTTTAAGCCAGCAGATTCCTGCTTAA